One Edaphobacter flagellatus genomic region harbors:
- a CDS encoding SPFH domain-containing protein produces the protein MLKTLFIVRTYTAGVVERFGKFNRILRPGLHMLVPFAERAFIVDLQVKQAQFSVETKTHDNVFVQIPVSVQYQVLEDRIFDAFYKLSSPQKQIESFVFNSILGHVPKLSLDETFEQQSGISVAVKTELDSIMSGFGFNILTALVTDIIPDVKVKTAMNDINAAQRAQVAAQARGEAEKILKVKQAEAEAASKALQGQGIAAERQAIIDGLRSSIEHFRESVPGATAEDVMALVLLTQYFDTLKDVGTRSGTNTLFLPSNPGAANDFLVQILAGLRSTSATAGASRSVAAPPPTP, from the coding sequence GTGCTCAAGACATTGTTTATCGTGCGCACGTACACCGCAGGCGTGGTCGAGCGGTTTGGCAAGTTCAACCGAATTCTGCGGCCCGGCCTGCATATGCTGGTTCCCTTTGCCGAGCGCGCCTTTATCGTCGATCTGCAGGTGAAGCAGGCACAGTTCTCCGTGGAGACGAAGACGCACGACAATGTCTTCGTACAGATTCCGGTAAGCGTGCAGTATCAGGTGCTTGAAGACCGCATCTTCGATGCCTTCTATAAGCTCTCGAGCCCGCAGAAGCAGATCGAAAGCTTTGTCTTCAACTCGATTCTCGGGCATGTGCCGAAGCTCTCGCTCGACGAGACGTTCGAGCAGCAATCCGGCATCTCGGTTGCGGTTAAGACGGAGCTGGACTCGATCATGTCGGGCTTCGGCTTCAACATCCTCACCGCGCTGGTCACCGACATCATCCCCGATGTGAAGGTGAAGACTGCAATGAACGACATCAATGCCGCGCAACGAGCCCAGGTGGCCGCGCAGGCGCGTGGTGAGGCAGAGAAGATCCTCAAAGTGAAGCAGGCCGAAGCCGAAGCAGCCTCGAAGGCTCTACAGGGACAAGGCATCGCGGCGGAGCGTCAGGCAATCATCGACGGCCTGCGCTCGTCGATCGAACACTTCCGCGAGTCCGTGCCGGGCGCGACGGCTGAAGACGTGATGGCGTTGGTATTGCTGACGCAGTACTTCGACACGCTGAAAGACGTCGGCACGCGGTCGGGCACGAACACGCTGTTTCTACCCAGCAACCCTGGAGCAGCCAACGATTTCCTGGTGCAGATTCTTGCTGGACTTCGTAGTACCAGCGCGACGGCAGGTGCGTCGCGCTCGGTTGCGGCGCCTCCGCCGACGCCTTAG
- a CDS encoding helix-turn-helix domain-containing protein: protein MSRANDLSQGRVHAQQGTADGFAVQLRSDTSGVLEVGEYPNALVSIHIGRAARMSCLRAGFSHTGSAVHGDIDIIPAGVPSRWEMHDENDRAVLMSIPVTMLDSVAEENGYRAQKVELRNRFMTRDRQLESIGWAMKSELEMGSPSGSLYLDGLALSAVARLVAGHSSVTIEEPRRGGLDGRRLKRTLEFIEAHLAEDLSLMRLARVADMSVSHFRAGFRESVGAAVHQYVIERRVERAKSLLMREGETIADIALAAGFTHQSHLARHMQRSTGFSPLEMRRIFAERMSLDLSL from the coding sequence ATGAGTCGAGCGAACGATCTTTCGCAGGGACGCGTTCACGCACAACAGGGAACTGCGGACGGATTCGCCGTGCAGCTGCGCAGCGACACGAGCGGCGTTCTGGAAGTCGGCGAATATCCGAACGCGCTGGTGTCGATCCACATCGGCCGTGCTGCGCGCATGTCGTGCCTTCGCGCTGGATTCAGTCACACGGGCTCGGCGGTTCACGGTGACATAGACATCATTCCCGCGGGCGTTCCTTCGCGCTGGGAGATGCATGATGAGAACGATCGCGCGGTGCTGATGAGCATTCCGGTCACGATGCTCGATAGTGTTGCTGAGGAGAACGGCTATCGCGCGCAGAAGGTGGAGTTGCGCAATCGCTTTATGACGCGCGATCGCCAGCTTGAGTCGATTGGCTGGGCGATGAAGAGCGAGCTGGAGATGGGCTCGCCTTCAGGTTCGCTGTATCTCGATGGGCTTGCTCTGTCTGCTGTCGCTAGGCTGGTTGCGGGCCACAGCTCGGTGACCATCGAAGAGCCACGACGCGGCGGTCTGGACGGAAGGCGCCTGAAACGGACGCTGGAGTTTATTGAGGCGCATCTTGCGGAAGATCTTTCGCTGATGCGTCTGGCTCGTGTTGCCGATATGAGTGTCTCGCACTTCCGCGCGGGCTTTCGCGAGTCGGTCGGCGCGGCGGTCCATCAGTACGTGATCGAGCGCAGGGTGGAGCGCGCGAAGTCGCTGCTGATGCGTGAGGGCGAGACGATTGCGGATATCGCGCTGGCTGCGGGCTTTACGCATCAGAGCCATCTGGCGCGGCACATGCAGCGCTCGACGGGATTTTCTCCGCTGGAGATGCGTCGCATCTTTGCGGAGCGTATGAGTCTCGATCTGAGTCTCTGA
- a CDS encoding energy transducer TonB, with amino-acid sequence MVELQKAEQRGQAVKRLRSLFDMHRVSFGAPENLNGLLTSLHDDRHFAMDFWSVIGALSEDEEAPLNDEEMLDTVIESATGVESTSLPQEMQPQVTELRQLLSGVDIERPAELPEAIAKPDDDLLSHVTTLLENTLEPVHNDAEIREARKSLGEILARLEQTSRELRERLALIDARNKEAAALSAVAASPAADTAEPEPAQMPQRFAAETKVSMTPSSAESMPKQEAPTVQIRGEQQSLPMTPQMAPASVSERVVHSAVPAMPPAAASQAEVFAPRPAHTLSQRGLSVPDPEDDPSIPTPLANYSDLEKQSSGARYGIAALVIAVLGIASFFGARTEKGHALLSNATASLSSWTEGTKQRVGVLKQEATPQTPPPSSENNSTVTPAPAQNTPTQEQAPRQDQAGTPPVASSNVPTQPRQLAPVASHANVTPPTKAPLPPKKQENHAGPLVVAKAHVTEPLLPSGSAVHVPAAAMARHLIASRVPVYPPSAKAQDIEGPVVMDVLISESGFVKSVRAVDGDKHLRAAAEEAVSKWRYIPYLQNGRPVEVVTTVRLDFRLP; translated from the coding sequence ATGGTGGAGCTGCAAAAAGCTGAACAGCGCGGGCAGGCCGTAAAGCGTCTGCGGTCGCTGTTCGATATGCATCGCGTCTCCTTCGGTGCCCCGGAGAATCTAAATGGTCTGCTGACGAGTCTGCACGACGACCGCCATTTCGCGATGGACTTCTGGTCTGTGATCGGCGCTTTGAGCGAAGACGAAGAAGCCCCACTTAACGATGAAGAGATGCTCGACACCGTCATCGAGAGTGCAACCGGAGTCGAATCCACATCGCTGCCGCAGGAGATGCAGCCGCAAGTCACCGAGCTGCGCCAGCTGCTCTCCGGCGTTGATATCGAACGTCCCGCCGAGCTGCCTGAAGCCATCGCCAAGCCGGATGACGACCTTCTTTCTCACGTGACGACGCTGCTTGAGAACACATTGGAGCCTGTTCACAATGATGCTGAGATTCGTGAAGCGCGTAAATCGCTCGGGGAGATTCTGGCACGGCTTGAACAGACGAGCCGCGAGCTGCGCGAACGTCTCGCACTGATCGATGCAAGAAATAAAGAGGCTGCTGCTTTATCCGCAGTAGCTGCGTCTCCCGCCGCAGACACGGCTGAACCAGAACCTGCACAAATGCCGCAGAGATTTGCGGCAGAGACGAAGGTGAGCATGACGCCTTCTTCGGCAGAGTCCATGCCGAAGCAGGAGGCGCCCACAGTACAGATACGCGGTGAACAACAATCACTCCCGATGACTCCGCAGATGGCACCTGCATCTGTTAGCGAACGCGTCGTCCATTCAGCAGTTCCTGCTATGCCGCCTGCAGCGGCCAGTCAGGCAGAGGTCTTCGCCCCGCGTCCAGCGCACACGCTTTCGCAGCGCGGGCTGTCCGTTCCCGATCCTGAGGACGATCCCTCCATACCCACACCGCTTGCCAACTATTCTGACCTGGAGAAACAATCTTCAGGCGCGCGTTACGGCATTGCGGCGCTCGTGATTGCCGTTCTCGGCATCGCGAGCTTCTTCGGCGCACGTACAGAGAAAGGCCACGCGTTATTAAGTAACGCAACGGCATCGCTCTCTTCATGGACTGAAGGTACGAAGCAGCGGGTGGGTGTGCTGAAACAAGAAGCGACCCCGCAGACACCGCCGCCGTCCTCGGAAAACAACAGCACGGTCACTCCCGCTCCAGCCCAAAATACACCAACGCAGGAACAAGCTCCCAGGCAGGATCAGGCAGGGACGCCACCCGTTGCCAGCTCAAACGTGCCAACGCAACCTCGGCAGCTGGCACCTGTTGCATCGCATGCAAACGTTACGCCGCCCACGAAGGCTCCGCTGCCACCGAAAAAGCAGGAGAACCATGCTGGGCCACTTGTTGTGGCCAAGGCGCACGTTACAGAACCGCTTCTTCCCTCGGGGAGTGCGGTGCATGTTCCAGCCGCAGCAATGGCGAGACATTTAATTGCTTCGCGTGTTCCTGTGTATCCGCCATCGGCCAAGGCGCAGGATATTGAAGGCCCCGTTGTAATGGATGTTCTCATCTCCGAGAGTGGGTTCGTAAAGAGCGTGCGCGCTGTTGATGGAGACAAGCATCTACGCGCCGCTGCCGAAGAGGCCGTTTCGAAGTGGAGATACATTCCGTATCTACAGAATGGGAGACCGGTCGAGGTCGTCACCACCGTGCGGCTCGACTTCCGCCTGCCATAA
- a CDS encoding carboxypeptidase-like regulatory domain-containing protein, with protein sequence MSGCFWREFVAACEEVIELGQAMRVIARLCWAFFFAWTSLSALHAQAPVDGTIRGIAMDQAAAAVAGAVVEIRDASHGLQFTTKCDARGAFLLAHLPVGQYSLTLSAPGFATLTLNNIAVEAGGTAGVSMQLKVAGVREVVTAIDDDEEGIASIDQSASAAASSVVAQADLDGLPVSGRQWQSFALLAPAANAGDVDSDHQLVSFRGLAVTQNSTSVDGVDDNDSFHSVARAAQTTENEESADGEAEVNLGGAHGSAASWRRSGAAYSFSQAAVREFRINTQNYSALYGHGAGGAIATVTKSGSNTLHGSGFYVARTSAWDASNPFSIATSYRDGVVGNTNVKPSDLRQQFGGTIGGAVIRDRLFYFYAFDQQRRGFPAISSPGDPNFYLLTPTQKVLLANRGVTPAKINSALNYLNSLTGPVNRRDDQTIHFVKLDWAASARNRASVQYNRLRSAVPAGLRGAPVVDRGIASLGNGSTRLDAVAARWLWMGSAHFTNELRVAYGHELRNEQAQTPLPQEPAIGVGGLAPEIAIGPSGLAFGTPAGVGREAYPDERRLQLSDTATWAFGHHLLLAGLDVSVIHDRVSALDNRVGTFRYDSGATSGRAGGLVDWITDYTFHVNAYSNGGCPSINAAVHLFCFRSYAQSFGEQALSWKTQDWAGFVQENWRPRANLSVNAGLRYEYELFPLPQRPNTALDAVFGNVGATSILPEDRNNFGPRIGIAWAPFGAGRGVVRVGYGVYYGRVPGATVRSALVNTALDASSTHIRFTPNTVTNCPQAANQGFGYVCTYVAAPPAAIAGTTSATVFSRRFRTPMVQQGSLSMERGVGAGVFISATYLMNIDRQLSGSVDINIAPSTTTKTFQLQGGTNLPGVRDGDTFILPVYTARINDSFGPVTAILSNVNASYNALAVEARRRSRAGLEFRAAFTWSKAIDEGQAIGATPRTNAQLDPFTIGYDKGLSRLNFPHKLVVSAVWQPKLRTSERWLAHVANGWTASGIFYETSGRPYSYEIFGGTRLTGGHESINGSGGAVYLPTVGRNTLRLPDTARLDLRIARSLRMTDRVRLRGTAEAFNLFNRVNYTGVQQRAFLTGTSAAGVTPLIFQDAATVAAEGLNVRPFGAYTEAGTATARERQLQLGLHLEF encoded by the coding sequence ATGTCCGGGTGTTTCTGGCGGGAGTTCGTTGCCGCCTGTGAAGAAGTGATCGAGCTGGGGCAGGCTATGCGCGTCATTGCCCGGCTTTGTTGGGCATTCTTCTTCGCGTGGACTTCCCTTTCGGCACTTCATGCGCAGGCTCCCGTTGACGGAACCATTCGCGGCATAGCAATGGATCAGGCCGCAGCGGCAGTAGCAGGAGCCGTAGTCGAGATTCGCGATGCAAGCCATGGCCTGCAATTTACGACGAAGTGTGATGCCAGGGGAGCCTTTCTGCTGGCGCATCTTCCCGTCGGCCAGTACAGCTTAACCCTCAGCGCGCCCGGCTTCGCCACGCTCACACTAAACAATATCGCCGTGGAAGCAGGCGGCACCGCTGGCGTCTCCATGCAACTGAAGGTTGCTGGTGTGCGTGAAGTTGTAACTGCGATCGACGATGATGAGGAAGGTATAGCCTCAATCGACCAGTCTGCCAGCGCAGCAGCATCGAGCGTTGTCGCTCAGGCAGATCTTGATGGACTGCCAGTAAGCGGAAGGCAGTGGCAGAGCTTTGCGCTGCTCGCTCCAGCAGCCAATGCAGGCGATGTCGATAGCGATCATCAACTCGTGAGCTTTCGTGGCTTGGCAGTAACACAGAACAGCACCAGCGTGGATGGCGTCGATGATAACGACAGCTTCCATTCCGTGGCACGCGCTGCGCAGACGACGGAAAACGAAGAGAGTGCAGACGGCGAAGCAGAAGTCAATCTCGGCGGCGCGCACGGAAGTGCGGCTTCGTGGAGACGCTCAGGCGCCGCATACTCTTTCTCGCAAGCTGCGGTGCGGGAGTTCCGCATCAATACACAGAACTACTCGGCGCTGTATGGCCACGGTGCAGGCGGAGCCATCGCCACCGTCACGAAGAGCGGCTCGAACACACTGCATGGCTCCGGATTTTATGTCGCTCGCACAAGCGCATGGGATGCATCGAATCCCTTCTCCATCGCAACTAGTTATCGCGATGGTGTGGTCGGCAACACGAATGTAAAACCGTCGGACCTCCGGCAACAATTTGGTGGTACGATCGGTGGGGCTGTCATTCGCGACAGGCTGTTTTACTTTTATGCATTCGACCAGCAGCGGCGCGGGTTTCCTGCCATATCATCCCCGGGTGATCCTAACTTTTATCTCCTTACGCCAACGCAAAAGGTGCTTCTGGCAAATCGTGGAGTTACCCCGGCGAAGATCAATAGTGCGCTCAACTATCTGAATAGTCTGACTGGCCCAGTGAACCGGCGCGACGACCAGACAATCCATTTCGTGAAGCTTGACTGGGCTGCCTCGGCACGCAATCGTGCCAGCGTGCAGTACAACCGTCTGCGCTCTGCTGTCCCTGCGGGTTTACGTGGAGCCCCTGTTGTCGATCGCGGTATCGCGAGTTTAGGCAACGGCAGCACAAGGCTGGATGCGGTTGCGGCTCGCTGGTTGTGGATGGGCTCCGCACATTTCACCAACGAACTTCGCGTGGCTTACGGGCACGAGCTGCGTAACGAGCAGGCCCAGACGCCTCTACCGCAGGAACCGGCAATCGGCGTTGGCGGCCTTGCACCTGAGATTGCCATCGGGCCCAGCGGACTGGCCTTCGGGACACCCGCCGGCGTTGGACGAGAGGCTTACCCAGACGAGCGCAGGCTTCAGCTCTCCGATACAGCGACATGGGCCTTTGGACACCATCTGCTGCTGGCAGGCTTGGATGTAAGCGTAATCCACGATCGTGTGAGCGCACTCGATAACAGAGTCGGTACATTTCGCTACGACAGCGGAGCAACCAGTGGACGTGCCGGCGGGCTGGTCGACTGGATCACCGACTACACCTTTCACGTAAACGCGTATTCCAACGGCGGCTGTCCGTCGATCAACGCGGCTGTGCATCTGTTCTGCTTTCGCTCCTATGCGCAGAGTTTTGGCGAGCAGGCCCTATCGTGGAAGACACAGGATTGGGCAGGCTTTGTGCAGGAGAACTGGCGGCCACGCGCAAATCTATCCGTAAATGCTGGCTTGCGATATGAATATGAGTTGTTCCCCTTGCCGCAGCGCCCTAATACCGCGCTCGATGCTGTCTTCGGCAACGTCGGCGCAACCAGCATCCTTCCTGAGGACCGCAATAACTTCGGTCCACGCATTGGCATAGCGTGGGCTCCATTTGGAGCAGGCCGCGGTGTCGTCCGTGTGGGCTATGGCGTCTACTACGGTCGCGTGCCGGGAGCGACTGTTCGCAGCGCACTCGTAAACACGGCACTGGACGCATCATCGACGCATATACGGTTCACTCCCAATACGGTGACAAATTGTCCGCAGGCAGCGAACCAGGGATTCGGGTATGTCTGCACCTATGTAGCTGCGCCTCCCGCAGCAATTGCGGGGACGACATCTGCGACTGTCTTTAGCAGGCGATTCCGCACGCCGATGGTGCAGCAGGGCTCGCTCAGTATGGAGCGCGGTGTTGGCGCAGGCGTGTTCATCAGCGCGACCTATCTGATGAACATCGACCGTCAGCTCTCCGGCTCAGTCGATATCAACATCGCGCCATCCACAACGACGAAGACGTTCCAGTTACAGGGCGGAACAAACCTTCCCGGCGTGCGCGACGGGGATACCTTCATCCTGCCTGTTTACACAGCACGCATCAATGACAGTTTTGGGCCGGTCACAGCGATTCTGTCGAATGTCAATGCAAGCTATAACGCGCTCGCAGTCGAGGCCAGGCGCCGCAGCCGTGCTGGTCTTGAGTTCCGCGCCGCGTTCACCTGGTCGAAGGCGATCGACGAAGGCCAGGCTATCGGCGCGACGCCGCGAACGAATGCACAGCTTGACCCTTTCACCATCGGGTACGACAAAGGACTATCGCGGCTCAATTTCCCTCACAAGCTTGTCGTAAGCGCAGTTTGGCAACCAAAGCTCAGAACGAGCGAACGCTGGCTTGCGCACGTAGCGAACGGTTGGACAGCCTCAGGCATCTTCTACGAAACCAGCGGGAGGCCATACAGCTATGAGATCTTCGGTGGGACACGTCTCACCGGTGGCCACGAAAGCATCAATGGTTCTGGAGGCGCGGTGTATCTGCCGACCGTCGGACGCAACACGTTACGCTTGCCAGATACGGCGCGGCTCGATCTGCGTATCGCACGTTCGCTCCGTATGACGGATCGTGTTCGCCTGCGCGGCACGGCGGAGGCATTCAATCTTTTCAATCGCGTGAACTACACCGGCGTGCAACAACGCGCCTTCCTTACCGGTACGTCGGCAGCGGGAGTGACCCCGCTTATCTTTCAGGATGCGGCGACCGTTGCTGCCGAGGGATTGAATGTTCGTCCATTCGGCGCATATACCGAGGCGGGAACAGCCACCGCAAGAGAGCGGCAGCTGCAGCTGGGACTTCATCTCGAGTTCTGA
- a CDS encoding TonB-dependent receptor — protein sequence MIENLKKIVAIALLSGTACLAGYAQSTTQGGIAGTVTDESDAAIPNAKVVIHNNATNADVQVTTDGSGLFRAPLLAPGTYTVTFTGQGFSERRENGVIVEVNSVTALNPHLKTGDVSQMVEVTAEAPVLNFDSPAYGGHLSNHEIENIPINNRRWSALALTTPGVTANSDGFGLLSFRAISPLLNNVQIDGADDNQAFYSEERGRTRAGYSTSQAAVREFQVNTGVYSAELGRAVGGVVNSVTKSGGNTLHGEIYFYNRNSSRSAFQPFATNTTYNSTTGQYITAPYKPKDNRNQYGFGIGGPLIKDRLFWFYAFDQFKRNFPGTAKALNPSSFFTTPDANLPAGYSCNLATGAVTGSPAASTIDQQACLLAARLKYNSYAAGASAYNQQLQALLGDLGPVPRRGDQTINTPKLDWQINQKQHLSALYHRMRWDSPGGVQTQGTNPYAIDSFGTDFVKLDYGVAVLESLFTSKLSNELRYQYGRELNNEGLQTPSAYTKQNLTGATGVPTYVALFTSAGFNMGAPYYSFRFAYPDERKWQIGDTASYLLGKHNLKFGGDVVHNYDLQNNLYQGNGSYTYSSSIVNYFSDLLSKGGRTCNNTGNGVGTYSCYNSYSQGIGQAIFDLSTVDYGFFVQDDWKITPTLTLNLGARYDYESLPAPYSNLTTIPQTTNHPSDKNNIAPRVGFAWDPFGAGKTVVRGGFGFYYGRIFNAYLLNTYYQTGSANSQASYSFTPTTASNGTVVAPIFPQVATTTPPAGSVGPNVYYFDKNFQNPYAEQFDLAVQQEIGHGTVLSVSYIGALGRELVNYINSNLDPTKTYTFNYTVGAGTNGSCGPLQCGTILPVKMYSNKTQTGASASNYAFNTPNPAYNSITKVVSNVNSNYHGLTFEVQKRASKYISFDAHYTWAHALDFNQSTATQPSTNNWFDPFANARSNYANSSNDIRGRFVSWAVFNAPGVSSGSPLKWLANGWSLKPYFQMQSGLPYTLGITGTNPNQCYNSGCLESWSSGLGATGVSYIPQIGRATFRQPRTINLDMRAQKTFNIAEKYNLELIGEAFNLANHQNVTGVNTTGYILNTSSTNPANPTSTLVYQPTFGTVSAANSNNSYQVRQVQLAVRLTF from the coding sequence ATGATCGAGAATCTGAAAAAAATCGTAGCGATCGCTTTGTTAAGTGGCACAGCCTGCCTCGCCGGTTATGCGCAGTCCACGACTCAGGGTGGAATCGCCGGAACGGTAACGGATGAATCCGATGCGGCGATTCCGAACGCCAAGGTAGTGATTCACAACAATGCGACCAATGCAGACGTGCAAGTGACGACGGACGGTTCTGGACTGTTTCGTGCGCCGCTGCTAGCGCCTGGCACGTATACCGTAACCTTCACGGGGCAGGGCTTCTCCGAGCGTCGCGAAAATGGTGTCATCGTTGAAGTCAACTCCGTTACAGCACTCAATCCTCACCTGAAAACCGGCGATGTCTCGCAAATGGTTGAGGTCACAGCCGAGGCACCGGTGCTGAACTTCGATTCGCCAGCTTATGGCGGTCATCTGTCGAATCATGAGATCGAGAACATTCCGATCAATAACCGCCGCTGGTCGGCCCTGGCGTTGACAACGCCCGGCGTGACGGCGAACTCGGACGGCTTTGGTTTGCTGAGCTTCCGTGCGATCAGCCCACTGTTGAATAACGTGCAGATCGACGGCGCCGACGACAACCAGGCGTTTTATTCCGAAGAGCGCGGACGTACACGTGCAGGTTATTCGACCTCGCAGGCGGCGGTCCGTGAGTTCCAGGTGAATACGGGCGTCTACTCGGCTGAGCTTGGCCGCGCAGTCGGCGGCGTGGTGAACTCGGTAACAAAGAGCGGCGGCAACACGCTGCATGGAGAGATTTACTTCTACAACCGCAATTCGAGCCGCTCGGCCTTCCAGCCCTTCGCGACGAACACAACATACAACTCGACTACCGGCCAGTACATTACCGCGCCGTACAAGCCAAAGGACAATCGCAACCAGTATGGGTTTGGCATTGGTGGCCCCCTCATCAAGGACCGGTTGTTCTGGTTCTATGCATTTGACCAGTTCAAGAGAAATTTCCCTGGTACGGCCAAAGCACTGAATCCTTCTTCGTTCTTTACGACACCGGACGCGAATCTGCCGGCCGGCTATTCCTGCAATCTTGCAACAGGTGCTGTGACGGGGTCTCCGGCAGCAAGCACGATCGACCAGCAGGCCTGCTTGCTGGCAGCGCGTTTGAAGTACAACAGCTACGCTGCGGGTGCTTCGGCATATAACCAGCAGTTGCAGGCTCTCCTTGGCGACCTCGGTCCGGTTCCGCGCCGTGGCGACCAAACCATCAATACACCGAAGCTCGACTGGCAGATCAATCAGAAGCAGCATCTGAGCGCTCTCTATCACCGCATGCGCTGGGATTCTCCCGGCGGAGTGCAGACGCAGGGAACCAATCCCTATGCGATCGATTCCTTTGGTACGGACTTCGTGAAGCTTGATTACGGCGTTGCGGTTCTCGAAAGCCTCTTTACTTCAAAGCTGAGCAACGAACTTCGCTATCAGTATGGCCGCGAGCTGAATAACGAAGGACTTCAGACTCCCAGTGCTTACACAAAGCAGAATCTGACTGGTGCGACCGGAGTTCCCACGTATGTGGCCCTGTTTACTTCGGCAGGCTTCAACATGGGTGCGCCGTACTACAGCTTCCGCTTCGCCTATCCTGATGAGCGTAAGTGGCAGATTGGCGATACGGCCAGCTACCTGTTGGGCAAGCACAACCTGAAGTTCGGTGGGGATGTTGTCCACAACTACGATCTCCAAAATAATCTCTATCAGGGCAATGGTTCCTACACCTACTCCAGCAGTATCGTGAACTACTTCAGCGATCTGTTAAGCAAGGGTGGCCGCACCTGCAACAATACGGGCAATGGTGTAGGTACCTATTCCTGCTACAACAGCTACTCGCAGGGCATAGGGCAGGCCATCTTCGATCTGTCTACGGTCGACTATGGCTTCTTTGTGCAGGACGACTGGAAGATTACGCCTACTCTTACTCTCAATCTCGGCGCGCGCTACGATTACGAGAGCCTTCCTGCTCCCTACAGCAATCTGACGACGATTCCGCAGACAACAAACCACCCAAGTGACAAGAACAACATTGCTCCCCGTGTTGGTTTTGCCTGGGACCCGTTTGGGGCGGGCAAGACGGTCGTTCGTGGCGGCTTCGGCTTCTATTACGGCCGCATCTTCAATGCATACCTGCTGAATACCTACTACCAGACCGGCTCGGCGAACAGCCAGGCAAGCTACAGCTTCACCCCAACCACGGCGTCTAACGGCACGGTCGTAGCACCGATATTCCCGCAGGTCGCGACGACGACTCCGCCGGCTGGCTCGGTAGGACCGAATGTCTACTATTTCGACAAGAACTTCCAGAATCCCTATGCTGAGCAGTTTGACTTGGCCGTGCAGCAAGAGATCGGTCACGGGACGGTGCTCTCGGTTAGCTACATCGGCGCGCTGGGCCGCGAGTTGGTGAACTACATCAACAGCAATCTGGATCCTACCAAAACGTATACCTTCAACTACACCGTAGGCGCTGGTACGAACGGAAGCTGCGGTCCATTGCAGTGCGGCACAATCCTGCCTGTGAAGATGTATTCGAACAAGACACAGACAGGTGCTTCGGCGAGCAACTACGCGTTCAACACGCCAAATCCTGCATATAACTCGATCACCAAGGTCGTGTCGAATGTCAACTCTAACTACCACGGGCTGACGTTCGAGGTGCAGAAGCGCGCATCCAAGTACATCAGCTTCGATGCTCACTATACCTGGGCACATGCGCTGGACTTCAACCAGTCGACAGCTACCCAGCCAAGCACCAACAACTGGTTCGATCCGTTTGCCAATGCGCGTTCAAATTACGCAAATTCAAGCAACGACATTCGTGGCCGGTTTGTTAGCTGGGCGGTGTTCAATGCTCCGGGAGTGTCTTCAGGAAGTCCGCTGAAGTGGTTGGCGAACGGCTGGTCATTGAAGCCGTATTTCCAGATGCAGTCCGGTTTGCCGTACACGCTCGGGATCACGGGTACCAATCCCAACCAGTGCTATAACAGCGGCTGTCTTGAGTCGTGGAGCTCGGGTCTCGGCGCAACAGGCGTTAGCTACATCCCACAGATCGGCCGCGCAACGTTCCGTCAGCCGCGCACCATCAACCTCGATATGCGTGCGCAGAAGACCTTCAATATTGCCGAAAAGTATAACCTCGAACTCATCGGTGAAGCTTTCAACCTGGCGAACCACCAGAATGTAACCGGAGTTAACACGACGGGCTACATTCTGAATACCTCGTCAACGAACCCGGCGAATCCAACTTCGACACTGGTCTACCAGCCGACGTTCGGGACGGTTTCGGCTGCCAACTCTAACAACTCCTATCAGGTGCGTCAGGTGCAGTTGGCGGTGCGGTTGACGTTCTAA